The following is a genomic window from Nitrososphaerota archaeon.
TCCGCTGGCGAAGGGGTCCTTCCTGATGTCCCCCATGCTGGTCGTCGCGTACGGCCTCGCGGGGAGGATCGACTTCGATTTCGCGTCAACGCCGCTTGGAAGAGGAAGTGACGGGAAGCCGGTGTTCCTAAAAGACCTCTGGCCCTCTCTCGGAGAGGTAAAGAAGACCGTCGAGGCTTCGTTGCGCTCTGGGCTCTACGAGAAGCGCTACGCGGACGCAATGAAGGGAGACGAGCGCTGGCAGAGCCTCGCCTCCTACGCTGACGACGTCTACCACTGGGAGCCGTCGTCGACCTACATCAGGGACCCTCCCTGGTTCAGGCCCCCCCTGACGGACCCGTCGAAGGAGGACATCTGCCGCGCCAGGGTGCTCGCAGTCTTCGAGGACAAGATAACCACCGACCACATTTCACCTGCGGGGACGATCGCCGTCGACAGCCCTGCCGGCGAGTATCTCGAAGGGCACGGCGTCGACTTCGTCCACTTCTCCACCTATGGGAGCAGGCGGGGGAACCACGAGATACTGGTCAGGGGCGGGTTCAGCAACATCAGGCTCAGGAACCTGCTTGCGGGGGGGAAAGAGGGCGGGTACACCAAGCACTTCCCCGACGGCGCGGTGATGACCATCTACGACGCGGCTATGAAGTATGTCAAGGAGGAAGTGCCACTGGTAATCCTCGCCGGGAAGCAGTACGGGGCGGGGAGTTCGAGGGACTGGGCGGCGAAGGCCCCCCGGCTGCTCGGGGTGAAGGCTGTCATAGCGGAAAGCTTCGAGAGGATACACAGGAGCAACCTCGTGGCGATGGGAGTGGTCCCCCTCCAGTTCAAGGAAGGGGAAGGGGTGAAGCAGCTCGGCCTCACGGGGGAGGAGTCCATCGACGTCGCAGGAATAGAGAAGATGGAGTCACCGAAGGAGTGGGTAGAAGTCGTCGCCAGGGGAAAGGAGGGAGAGAAGAAGTTCAGGGCGCTCGTCCGCGTAGACAACGCTACGGAGATGCAGTATCTCCGGTCAGGCGGAGTGCTGCCGTACGTCTTTGGGCGGCTCACGGACGCAGCGCACTAGTCCTTTCTCCCGTGTCGGGGCCGAAAGAACCACTGAAGCGCCGGAAGGGTGGCGCATGCACGCTTCTGTGCATCGGCGCAACCGTTTTAATGGCTCCGCCGTCGGTCCGGTTTCGATGCACAAGGAGTCCCTGGTCTACCTCGACGGCAGTTTCGTCGAGAAGTCGAAGGCGACGGTCTCAGTATTCGACCACGGCCTCCTCTACGGCGACGGAATCTTCGAGGGGATACGCGCCTACAACGGCAGCGTCTTCAGGCTGGTCGACCACATCGATAGGCTGTACGACTCGGCGAAGGTCATCCGCCTGACGATACCGCTCACGAAGCGCGAGATGACCGAAGCGGTACTCGAGACGATGAGGAAGAACCAGCTCAGGGACGCCTACATCAGGCTGGTGATCACCCGGGGTGTAGGGGACCTGGGGGTCAACCCGGCGCTCTGTAAGGACCCCACCATATTCATAATCGCCGAGCCGATGGAGAGCGTGCTCGGGCCCAGGGAACCCAGGGTCGTCAGCGTGATGGTCTCCTCCTACAGGAGGGACGCTGTAGACGCGACCTCCCACGAGATAAAGTCCCTGAACTACATGAACAGCATACTCGCCAAGGTGGAGGCGAACAGCGCCGGAGCGGACGACGCCATCCTCCTCGACCACCGGGGGTTCGTCTCCGAGGCGAGCGTCACGAACATCTTCCTGGTCAAGGACGGCGACGTAACGACCCCTTCGGCAGCGGCCGGGATACTCCACGGCATCACCAGGGCCCGCATCATCTCGCTCTGCTCAGACCTCGGCATCGAGGTCGCCCAGAGGGACGTCACCCCGTACGAGCTCACCTCGGCGGACGAGGTGTTCCTGGTCGGAACCAAATCGGAGATAAGGGCGGTCGGCTCCATAAGCGGGGTAAAGGTCGGGAGCGGAGGAGCAGGAGAGCTGACCAAGAAACTGTACGAGGAGTTCTGCAAGACGGTCCAGAGGCCAGAGGAGGGGACCCCGGTCTACGAGGCAGAATCCGTCAGCGTCCAACGCCGGTCATCCGGACCCGCCAGCCTATCTCGCCGACGCGGCGCCCGGGACAGCTCCCGCAGGAGCTGACATAGCAGGGTCTGGGCCCTGACCGATAAAAGGAGCAGGAATCAGTCTGCTACAGACGAAAACGGCGAGAAAAATGGGCCCTGACGAGGACACCCTCGCCTTAGCTTAGCAATATTCAAATACGCGCCGAAAATCGGGGCCCGAGGGCCCTGTTACGTGTATTGTTCGCGCCAACTAGTCTGTATTATCAAAGGAGATAGAAGCGCTTGACACCCCCTGCCAAGAAAACCGTGCGGAGGAAGAAGGTGGAAGACGAGGTCCCAGCGTTCAAAGTGAGCACCCACTTCCTCATCCCGAAGCACGAGTTGCTGACCAAGGACGAGGCTTCCCAGGTGGTGGCCAGGTTCAACGGGTCTCCTTCCCAGTTCCCGTACATCCAGGCGACTGACGCCATCGCCAAGGAGATAGGGGCGAAACCAGGCGATTTCATCAGGATAACAAGGACCAGCGAGACCGCGGGGTCCGCGGTCTATTACAGGTACGTGGTGGAGGGCTAGAGTTTGAGCAAACCGTTCGCGTCCTCCAACTCCTGGGTGATACTCAGCGACCTCCTCCAGAGGGAAGGAGTGGCCCGCCAGCACCTCAACAGCTACAACGAGTTCGTGACCAGGGGGCTCCAGAACATAGCGGACGAGATAAGCGAGGTCGAGGTCGAGACTGTCAGCACCCCGTACAAGATCAAGTTCGGCAGGGTGACCCTCGGGTCCCCCCGGGTCGTAGAGATCGACGGCTCGGTCAGCAGCATACTACCCATGGAGTCAAGGCTCAGGAACCTGACCTACTCTGCTCCCATACTTCTCGAAATGACCATCGAAGAGGAGGGGCTGCCGCGGGACACCACCCGGCAGCACATAGGCGACCTCCCCGTGATGGTGAAGTCAGAGCTCTGCCAGCTCTCGAACCGCTCCAGAGAGCAGCTGATCGAGTCTGGGGAAGACCCCAACGACCCGGGAGGGTATTTCATCATCCACGGCGCCGAGAGGGTGATCGTTGGGCTGGAGGACCTATCCCCCAACAAGATCCTGGTGGACGCCGAGAAGCTCGCAGGGGCCACCACCTACAAGTCGAGGGTATATTCGTCGGTGGTAGGTTACAGGTCCAAGCTCGAGCTGACACTAAAGCAGGACGGGGGGATCAACGTGAAGATACCGAGCTGTCCGGTGGACCTCCCTTACGTCATAGTCATGCGCGCCCTGGGGATAAAGTCGGACAGGGACATCGCCAACGCCGTCTCGCCGAAACAGGAGATCCAGGACCTCCTGGAGGTCTCCTTCGACAAGGCGAGCGAGGCCCCCACCGAGAAGGACGCGCTGGTCTACATCGGGAACAGGGTCGCCCACGGGATGCTCGAAGAGTTCAGGGTGAAGAGGGCGCTCTCCACGCTCGACTGGGGGCTCCTCCCACACCTCGGGAAGACGGAGGACAGGCGCTTCGACAAGTCGATGTTCATGGGAGAAGCCGCGTGCAAGCTCCTCGAGCTCAGGCTCGGGTGGATCGAAGCCGACGACAAGGACCACTACGGAAACAAGGTGATAAAGTTCGCAGGCCAGATGCTGGCAGACCTGTTCCGGACCGCGTTCAGGAACCTGGTCCGGGACATGAAGTACCAGCTGGAGAGAACGGGGCAGAAGAGGGGAGGGAACGTCGTAGGCGCGGCCATCAGGACGGGCATCATCACTGACAAGCTGAACAACGCCATCGCCACAGGGAACTGGGGGAGAGGGAAGGTGGGCGTGACCCAGCTCCTCGACCGAACCAACTACCTCAGCACCCTGAGCCACCTGAGGCGGGTGCAGTCGCCCCTGAGCAGGAGCCAGCCCAACTTCGAGGCCAGAGACCTCCACGCGACTCACTTCGGGAGAATCTGCCCGTCAGAGACACCGGAAGGGGTCAACTGCGGCCTCGTCAAGAATCTCGCCCTCTCGGCGATCATCTCCGTCAGCGTCCCGTCGCAGGAGGTGGAGGGGAAGCTCTGGGAGCTGGGAGCGAAGCAGATCCGCGACTCCGACGAGAAGCTTCAGGTAGAAGGGTGCAGGATATTCATGGACGGGCGCTTCCTCGGCTATGTGGACGACGGCGAGCGCCTCGCCAAGGCCTTCAGGAAGCTGAGGAGAGAGGGGCAAATCAACCCGAGCGCGAGCGTCCTCTACATCTCCCCGGTAAACGACAACGCGTACCCGAGGATATACATCAGCCTCAGCTCAGGCCGGGTCCTCAGGCCACTGGTGGTGGTCGAGAGCGGCAGGCCGCTCCTCAACCCCGAGATGATCAGCAAGGTCAGCGGAGGCCAGCTCTCCTGGAGGGACCTGGTCGACCAGGGGACCCTCGAGCTCATCGACGCCAACGAGGAGGAGAACTGCCTCGTGGCGATGGGACCCGAGGACGTCACCACGAAGAACAGCCACATGGAGCTCTTCCCAGCGGCCATGTTCGGGATCGCCGCTTCCATCATCCCGTACCCTGAGCACAACCAGTCTCCCAGGAACACCTACGAGTCGGCGATGGCGAAGCAGAGCCTCGGGTTCAGCTCTCCGACCTACCCCATCTCTCCCCACGTAAGGCAGCACCTCCTTGTCAGCCCTCAGGCACCGGTGGTACGGACCAGGACCCTCGACCTGTTGAAGATCGACGAGCGGCCCCTGGGGACCAACTGCGTCGTGGCGGTTCTTTCGTTCGAAGGGTACAACATAGAAGACGCCATCATAATGAACAGGTCGAGCGTCGAAAGAGGGATGGCGCGCTCTTTCTTCTACCGCCTCTACGAGGGAGAAGCGAAGCAGTACCTTGGCGGTATGCGGGACGCGTTCGAGGTCCCGTCGGCCGAGTCCAACATCCGCGGTTACAGGGGGGAGAAGTTCTATCGCCTTCTGGAAGGAGACGGGGTCGTAGCTCACGAGTCCCAGGTGGCCGGCGGCGACGTCGTGATCGGGAGGACCAGCCCTCCGAGGTTCATGGAGGAGTACAAGGAGTTCGAGATCAAGGGCCCCTACAGAAGGGACACCTCGGTGGCCGTCAGGCCCTCGGAGGCGGGGGTGGTCGACTCCATCTTCATGACGGAGAACGTGGAAGGAGGGAAGATGTTCAAGGTCAGGGTCAGGGACATGAGGGTCCCGGAGATCGGGGACAAGTTCGCCTCGAGGCACGGCCAGAAGGGGGTCATCGGCCTCGTCGTCCCCCAGGAGGACATGCCCTATACGGCCGAGGGGATCGTCCCAGACGTGATAATCAACCCGCACGCCTTCCCGTCCAGGATGACCGTCGGGCAGTTCATCGAATCGATCGCCGGGAAGGCAGCCGCGTTCAGGGGGTCTCCGGTAGATGGCTCCGCCTTCGCGGGGGAGAGCATCGAGGAGATGGAGAAGGTGCTCAGGGGGAGGGGGTTTGAGCCCACAGGGAGGGAGGTGATGTACGACGGCAAGACCGGGAAGAAGTTCGCCGCCGACGTCTTCGTCGGGGTGGTCTACTACCAGAAGCTCCACCACATGGTGGCCGACAAGATCCACGCGAGAGCGAGGGGACAGGTGCAGATGCTCACGAAGCAGCCCACCGAAGGGAGGGCGCGCGGGGGCGGGCTCAGGTTCGGGGAGATGGAGAGGGACTGCCTCATCGCCTACGGGGCGTCGATGGTGCTGAAGGACAGGCTACTCGACGAGGCTGACAAGACCGAGATCTACGTCTGCGAGAAGTGCGGCCTCATCGCCTATTACGACGCAAAGCAGAGGAAGTACACCTGCAAGATAGACGGTGACCAGGCGAAGATATCCACGGTCGTGGTGGCGTACGCCTTCAAGCTTCTGCTCCAGGAGATGATGAGCCTGAACATAGCCCCGAGGCTCCAGCTGAAGGACAAGGTATAGAGTCATGTCAATGGAACAGGCGCTCAAGACGATCGGGGGGATCAACTTCGCGGTCTTCTCCCCGGCAGAGGTCCGCAAGTATTCCGTCGCCGAGATCACCCAGCCCGAGACCTACGACGAGGACGGCATGCCGGTGCAGGGAGGGCTCATGGACAGCAGGCTGGGGACCCTCGAGCCAGGACAGAAGTGCGGGACGTGCGGCAGCACGGCGGGCAGATGCCCGGGACACTTCGGACACGTCGAGCTCGCCGAGCCTGTCCTCCACATCGCTTTCGTAGACGAGATCAACAGGCTGGTCCAGACCACCTGCAGGTCGTGCGGCCGGATCCTCCTCACCCAGCAGGAGCTGGACGCATACAGGACGAAGCTTGGGAGCCAGACCGACTTCACCCCCTCGCTGGTGGCGGGGGTGGCGAAGGAGATCGCCACGAAGGCGAAGAAGGTCAAGCTCTGCCCCCACTGCGGGAAGCAGCAGTACCAGATAGAGTTCACGAAACCGACCATATTCCACGAGATAACTGAGGAAGGGGGGGCGACACGCCTCCTCCCGGTGGCCATCCGCGAGAGGCTGGAGAGGTTGAACAACGACGACCTAGAGCTCCTTGGGTTCAACTCGAAGGCAGCGCGCCCGGAGTGGTTCGTCCTCCAGGTGCTCCCCGTCCCGCCGCTCACCGTTAGGCCTTCCATCACGCTCGAGTCGGGTATCAGGTCCGAGGACGATCTGACCCACAAGGTGGTGGACATCCTCAGGGTCAACCAGAGGGTCCGCGAATCGAAAGAGTCCGGTACTCCCCACCTGATCGTCCAGGACCTTGTGGACCTGCTCCACTACCACGTCACCACCTACTTTGACAACGAGGTCTCGGGGATCCCCCAGGCCCACCACCGCTCCGGAAGGCCCCTGAAGACTCTCAGCCAGCGGCTGAAGGGGAAGGAGGGGAGGTTCAGAGGGTCGCTGTCGGGGAAGAGGGTCGACTTCTCGAGCCGCACGGTCATCAGCCCGGACCCCAGCCTCGACATCGGCGACGTCGGCGTCCCCTTTGAAGTGGCAAAGAAGCTCACCATCCCGGAGAAGGTCTCTCCCTTCAACATCGAGCACCTGAAGGAGCTCGTCAACAAGGGTCCATTCGAGCACCCCGGTGCCAACTACGTCATCCGGCCGGACGGGGTAAAGATCAGGCTGGACTTCGCCAGCGACAGGAAGGCCCTCGCCGACTCCCTTGCGTCGGGGTACGTCGTCGAAAGGCACCTGATGGACGGGGACGTGGTCCTGTTCAACAGGCAGCCGTCGCTCCACAGGATGTCTGTCATGGCTCACTTCGTCAGGGTGCTCCCGTTCAGGACGTTCAGGCTGCACCCCTCGGTCTGCCCCCCGTACAACGCTGACTTCGACGGGGACGAGATGAACCTGCACGTCCCCCAGAGCGAGGAGTCGAGGTCAGAGGCGCTCATGCTGATGAGGGTCCAGGACCAGATTCTCTCTCCCAGGTACGGCGGCCCCATCATCGGCGGGATCAGAGACTTCATCACGG
Proteins encoded in this region:
- the ilvE gene encoding branched-chain-amino-acid transaminase; the encoded protein is MHKESLVYLDGSFVEKSKATVSVFDHGLLYGDGIFEGIRAYNGSVFRLVDHIDRLYDSAKVIRLTIPLTKREMTEAVLETMRKNQLRDAYIRLVITRGVGDLGVNPALCKDPTIFIIAEPMESVLGPREPRVVSVMVSSYRRDAVDATSHEIKSLNYMNSILAKVEANSAGADDAILLDHRGFVSEASVTNIFLVKDGDVTTPSAAAGILHGITRARIISLCSDLGIEVAQRDVTPYELTSADEVFLVGTKSEIRAVGSISGVKVGSGGAGELTKKLYEEFCKTVQRPEEGTPVYEAESVSVQRRSSGPASLSRRRGARDSSRRS
- a CDS encoding DNA-directed RNA polymerase subunit H; amino-acid sequence: MEDEVPAFKVSTHFLIPKHELLTKDEASQVVARFNGSPSQFPYIQATDAIAKEIGAKPGDFIRITRTSETAGSAVYYRYVVEG
- a CDS encoding DNA-directed RNA polymerase subunit B, which encodes MSKPFASSNSWVILSDLLQREGVARQHLNSYNEFVTRGLQNIADEISEVEVETVSTPYKIKFGRVTLGSPRVVEIDGSVSSILPMESRLRNLTYSAPILLEMTIEEEGLPRDTTRQHIGDLPVMVKSELCQLSNRSREQLIESGEDPNDPGGYFIIHGAERVIVGLEDLSPNKILVDAEKLAGATTYKSRVYSSVVGYRSKLELTLKQDGGINVKIPSCPVDLPYVIVMRALGIKSDRDIANAVSPKQEIQDLLEVSFDKASEAPTEKDALVYIGNRVAHGMLEEFRVKRALSTLDWGLLPHLGKTEDRRFDKSMFMGEAACKLLELRLGWIEADDKDHYGNKVIKFAGQMLADLFRTAFRNLVRDMKYQLERTGQKRGGNVVGAAIRTGIITDKLNNAIATGNWGRGKVGVTQLLDRTNYLSTLSHLRRVQSPLSRSQPNFEARDLHATHFGRICPSETPEGVNCGLVKNLALSAIISVSVPSQEVEGKLWELGAKQIRDSDEKLQVEGCRIFMDGRFLGYVDDGERLAKAFRKLRREGQINPSASVLYISPVNDNAYPRIYISLSSGRVLRPLVVVESGRPLLNPEMISKVSGGQLSWRDLVDQGTLELIDANEEENCLVAMGPEDVTTKNSHMELFPAAMFGIAASIIPYPEHNQSPRNTYESAMAKQSLGFSSPTYPISPHVRQHLLVSPQAPVVRTRTLDLLKIDERPLGTNCVVAVLSFEGYNIEDAIIMNRSSVERGMARSFFYRLYEGEAKQYLGGMRDAFEVPSAESNIRGYRGEKFYRLLEGDGVVAHESQVAGGDVVIGRTSPPRFMEEYKEFEIKGPYRRDTSVAVRPSEAGVVDSIFMTENVEGGKMFKVRVRDMRVPEIGDKFASRHGQKGVIGLVVPQEDMPYTAEGIVPDVIINPHAFPSRMTVGQFIESIAGKAAAFRGSPVDGSAFAGESIEEMEKVLRGRGFEPTGREVMYDGKTGKKFAADVFVGVVYYQKLHHMVADKIHARARGQVQMLTKQPTEGRARGGGLRFGEMERDCLIAYGASMVLKDRLLDEADKTEIYVCEKCGLIAYYDAKQRKYTCKIDGDQAKISTVVVAYAFKLLLQEMMSLNIAPRLQLKDKV